A single Tachypleus tridentatus isolate NWPU-2018 chromosome 9, ASM421037v1, whole genome shotgun sequence DNA region contains:
- the Glo1 gene encoding glyoxalase 1 isoform X2 → MASLTDDEVVKACSEPDPSTKDYFFQQTMFRIKDPKASLDFYTRVLGMRLLQKFDFPAMQFSLYFMGFENAEDIPKDNSERTAWTFSRKATLELTHNWGTENDPNFSYHNGNSDPRGFGHIGIVVPDVDKACERFEQLGVGFVKKPNDGKMKGLAFIKDPDGYWIEIFNNKNIATNA, encoded by the exons ATGGCATCTCTAACTGATGACGAAGTGGTTAAAGCATGCTCTGAACCTGATCCAAGCACAAAG GATTACTTCTTTCAACAAACAATGTTTCGTATCAAAGATCCAAAAGCATCATTAGATTTTTATACAAGAGTTCTTGGAATGAG ATTACTACAGAAATTTGATTTTCCTGCAATGCAATTTTCCTTGTATTTCATGGGCTTTGAAAATGCTGAAGATATTCCTAAGGATAACTCGGAACGCACAGCATGGACATTTTCACGTAAAGCAACATTGGAACTCACCca caACTGGGGTACAGAAAATGATCCTAATTTTAGTTATCACAATGGAAACTCTGATCCCAGAGGATTTG GTCATATTGGTATCGTTGTGCCTGATGTGGACAAGGCTTGTGAAAGGTTTGAACAACTGGGAGTAGGATTTGTGAAGAAACCAAATGATG GAAAGATGAAAGGACTTGCCTTTATCAAAGATCCTGATGGATACTGGATAgaaatctttaataataaaaacattgccACCAATGCCTGA
- the Glo1 gene encoding glyoxalase 1 isoform X1, producing the protein MPREEELWSYHHVKICVLPMYVVSVEVKYNFYYFLVFCHFLVECSYKGYLIMDYFFQQTMFRIKDPKASLDFYTRVLGMRLLQKFDFPAMQFSLYFMGFENAEDIPKDNSERTAWTFSRKATLELTHNWGTENDPNFSYHNGNSDPRGFGHIGIVVPDVDKACERFEQLGVGFVKKPNDGKMKGLAFIKDPDGYWIEIFNNKNIATNA; encoded by the exons ATGCCAAGGGAGGAAGAGTTGTGGAGCTATCATCATGTAAAAATCTGTGTTCTACCAATGTATGTAGTGTCAGTGGAAGTAAAGTATAACTTTTATTACTTCCTTGTGTTCTGCCACTTTCTTGTGGAATGTTCTTATAAAGGATACTTAATTATG GATTACTTCTTTCAACAAACAATGTTTCGTATCAAAGATCCAAAAGCATCATTAGATTTTTATACAAGAGTTCTTGGAATGAG ATTACTACAGAAATTTGATTTTCCTGCAATGCAATTTTCCTTGTATTTCATGGGCTTTGAAAATGCTGAAGATATTCCTAAGGATAACTCGGAACGCACAGCATGGACATTTTCACGTAAAGCAACATTGGAACTCACCca caACTGGGGTACAGAAAATGATCCTAATTTTAGTTATCACAATGGAAACTCTGATCCCAGAGGATTTG GTCATATTGGTATCGTTGTGCCTGATGTGGACAAGGCTTGTGAAAGGTTTGAACAACTGGGAGTAGGATTTGTGAAGAAACCAAATGATG GAAAGATGAAAGGACTTGCCTTTATCAAAGATCCTGATGGATACTGGATAgaaatctttaataataaaaacattgccACCAATGCCTGA